A window of the Gossypium hirsutum isolate 1008001.06 chromosome A03, Gossypium_hirsutum_v2.1, whole genome shotgun sequence genome harbors these coding sequences:
- the LOC107919469 gene encoding uncharacterized protein: protein MVVGLACLLVIVFYAHKSKAYMRINVGLGIFVVSLLVVPVMDAVYIKGQVGLYDKFYVTVGLLALAGIGDALVQGGLIGVAGELPERYMQAIVAGSGGSDWASANSRVNPGLTPFLVEKHSFSPELAVKTASSLTYVKDPRKCDTIISFLKESGFSKSHIEAVVKRKPNLLYSSLEKTIKPKFKIFQDLGFSTHDVADIVASDPWILTRSVDDRIAPSISDLKTVLGSNDDVVKLLKTSAWFLKSDLQKTMMPNIEFLRNCGICSSQIVSYVFSFPRFFLLKPESIKQFVERADALGFDRKSNMFLAAIRMLSSMSEENWELKLKLFRKLGFSEDDIMSTFRRTPQVFAVSERKIKQVTDFLLNRTNVGISFIISHPMVLICSLERRLKPRLLVIETLESKNSLRRKVSMTTIYKMPDKKFREKYVVPYLKELEEVSMSIVGT, encoded by the exons ATGGTCGTCGGCCTCGCTTGCCTCTTGGTCATTGTATTTTATGCTCACAAGAGTAAAGCTTACATGCGGATCAATGTTGGTTTGGGCATTTTCGTGGTTTCCCTGCTCGTCGTGCCTGTTATGGATGCGGTTTATATTAAGGGTCAGGTCGgattgtatgacaaattctacgTCACGGTCGGTCTTCTCGCTCTGGCGGGTATAGGCGATGCGCTTGTTCAAGGTGGGCTCATTGGAGTGGCTGGGGAATTGCCTGAACGCTACATGCAGGCTATCGTTGCGGGATCCGGCGGTTCTG ATTG GGCCTCGGCTAACTCCAGAGTTAACCCAGGTCTAACTCCATTTTTGGTTGAGAAACACAGCTTTTCCCCTGAACTTGCCGTCAAGACTGCATCTTCCCTAACCTATGTGAAGGATCCTCGTAAGTGTGATACTATAATTTCCTTCTTGAAAGAAAGCGGTTTCTCTAAATCCCATATTGAAGCAGTGGTCAAAAGAAAGCCTAACCTTCTATATTCTAGTCTTGAGAAAACCATTAAACCCAAGTTCAAGATTTTCCAGGATTTAGGATTTTCAACACATGATGTTGCTGATATTGTAGCTAGTGATCCCTGGATTTTGACTAGAAGCGTGGATGATAGGATTGCACCTTCTATTTCCGATTTAAAGACTGTTTTAGGATCGAATGATGATGTTGTTAAGTTATTGAAAACTTCTGCTTGGTTTCTCAAATCTGATTTGCAAAAGACTATGATGCCTAATATAGAGTTCTTGAGAAATTGCGGGATTTGTTCATCGCAAATTGTTTCATATGTGTTCAGCTTTCCTAGATTTTTCTTGCTTAAACCTGAGAGCATTAAACAGTTTGTTGAAAGGGCGGATGCCTTGGGGTTCGATAGGAAGTCAAATATGTTTCTTGCTGCTATTAGGATGTTGAGTTCAATGAGTGAAGAGAATTGGGAACTCAAATTGAAGCTTTTTAGGAAATTGGGTTTCTCTGAAGATGATATCATGTCTACTTTTAGGAGGACACCACAAGTGTTTGCTGTATCTGAAAGGAAGATTAAGCAAGTCACTGACTTTTTGCTTAATAGAACGAATGTAGGTATTTCATTTATAATAAGCCACCCAATGGTGCTTATTTGCAGCCTTGAGCGTAGGCTGAAGCCTCGGTTACTGGTTATTGAGACTCTGGAAAGTAAGAATTCGCTAAGAAGGAAAGTTAGCATGACTACAATTTATAAGATGCCTGACAAGAAGTTCAGAGAGAAATACGTTGTTCCTTACTTAAAAGAGCTCGAGGAAGTATCCATGTCTATTGTGGGCacttaa